The DNA region TAATATTGTTCCAACACCACTTAAATTTGGTAAAGATAAATTAGATGGTTTTGATTGTTGTTGGGTCTGTTGTATTCTTTTTTCTGTAGATATTCTTTTTTGTGAACCTTTATTTTCTCCAAGCCAATCACTAAGTCTTTTAAAGTCTTTAGAAAGCGGTGCATCATTTTTTTGATTTGAAAATTTCTTTTGCTTAAGAATCTCTTTAGCGCTCTGTCTTGCTTGATCTGAATCATTAGAAGCGAAAACCGGTGTTGAAAATATAGTTATTAATAAAATCAAAGATAATAATAGTGATACTAAAAACTTAATTTTTAGTCTACGAATTAACAATTTATCAAAAAATTAGAACAATGGTGATCGAGGAGGTAGCTGGTATTGCGCATCACTGAAGCCAAGCATTGGTACAAACACATATGGAAGTAGAACTAGCCCAATGCCGTATCCTTCGCTTTTCCCAAATGCTTTTGCTAATTCAAATGTGGTGATAATGTTTAGTATTGGTAAAACACCCCACCACCAATCTCTTCCAACTATATGTGCGATAACAATACTGTTTAAAATCGGTACAAAGGCCATCCAGCCTGGTTGTCCTGCTTTAGTGAAAATTTTCATCAATGGTATGAGGATTAAGAATACAGCTACTACTAAGCCACATATTAACATGATGCAAAATAGGCCAATAGCTATTCCAGCCCCGGTGTCTGAAGAACTCGATTCATAGCTAAAATCTGTATCAGCTAAGAATGGTAGTGCCACTAACAAGAGTGAACTAAATGTTGCAGTTAAAGATGAGAAAATCATATTTGCAGTCTACAATATTAAGTAATGAAAAAAGATGACCTTTTAATAAAACTTGTTGAATTACGAAACCAGGCAAATAATGCTGGTTCAAAAGAGGCAGTTGAGCGACAACATTCACGTGGAAAACTTACTGCTCGCGAGCGAATTGAAGCACTCGTTGATAGCGGCTCCTTTGTGGAATTAGATCAATTGGCGCGACATCGTGCTACTGGCTTTGGTATTGAAAATACTAGACCTCTAACTGATGGTGTTATTACTGGATGGGGTTATGTTCAAGGTAAAAAGATTTTTATTTATTCTCAAGACTTTACAGTATTGGGTGGTTCACTAGGAGCGCGTGTAGCAGAAAAAATTGTAAAAGTTATGGATTTAGCAGCCAGTGTTGGTGCACCAATAATTGGTATTAATGATGGTGGCGGTGCACGTATTCAAGAAGGTGTAGCTGCTCTGGCAGGTTATGGCGATATCTTTTTGCGTAATGTTAAATATTCTGGTGTTGTCCCACAAATTTCAGTGATAGCAGGTCCCTGTGCCGGAGGTGCCGTATATTCACCTGCGCTTACAGATTTTGTGATTATGGTCGAAGGTACATCGCATATGTTTATAACGGGACCAGATGTTGTTAAAGCTGTAACTGGTGAAGAAGTTACTCAAGAAGAGTTGGGTGGTGCTAAAACACATTCTTCTAAATCTGGAGTTGCCCATGTTGTTTGTAAGGACGAGAAAGAATTGTTTTTAAAACTTCGAGAGCTATTAGAGTTTCTTCCTTCTAATAATGGTTCCTCTGGTGGATTTATTACAGAACAAGCTAAGAGTCAAGAAAACAAGGGAAAAAAACGCTCTAAACAACGTAATGATGATATTTTTGAATTGATGCAACTTGATGATTTAGGTATTTATGATGTACGTGAAATAATTGATACTGTTTGTGATACTGATGAATTTTTTGAAATCTCTGGTGCTTTTGCACCAAATATTGTCTGCGGATTTTCAAGGATTAATTCTGAGCCAATAGGTATTGTTGCAAATCAGCCAAGCGTTTACTCAGGTGCTTTGGATGTTGATGCTTGTGAAAAGGCTGCAAGGTTCGTTCGTACTTGTGATGCTTTTAATATACCTATTTTAACCTTGGTGGATGTTTCTGGCTTTATTCCTGGTGTTGATCAGGAAAGAAGTGGAATTATTCGTCATGGCGCAAAATTACTATATGCATTTGCTGAAGCTAGTGTTCCTATGGTTCAGGTAGTTACCCGCCGTGCATATGGTGGTGCTTTTGTTGTTATGGGTTCTAAATCTTTAGGTGCGGATGTTAGTTTTGCATTGCCTGTGGCAGAGATTGCTGTTATGCATGCTCAATCTGCGGTTGATATTATTTCTCGGCGCGATTTAGAGATGTTTGAAAAAGGTTCACCTGAGTTTATAGCAAAAAATCGTGAGTTGGTTAAAGATTATGATGAAAAATTTGCAAACCCATTTTTGGCAGCAGAGCGCGGTTTAATTGATGATGTTATTGCTCCAAATGAGGTACGTTCTAAAGTTAGTTCGTCATTTGCTATGTTAAAAGGCAAGAAAGCAGTAAATGTTTTTAGAAAACATGAGATATTACCATTATGACCGATGCTAAGAACGGAGATCTCCGAATTGTTTCAATGACTGGAAATCCTTCTAAATATGAAATTGCTGCCCTATCATCAAGCATTTCTTCTTGGTTTTTAGGTATTCTTGATAATAATCCACAAGATACCAACTTAGTTGTGGATAATACTGTGGAGAACTATAGGTTGATGTCTTCATATGTTAGATCAAAAGACCGTTTTAATGGGGATCCAACTTTGATCAAGCCTATTCGTTCTGATTCAACATGGCTCTTGGCTCATAGGGTAAATGGTCGTAAATAGTTTATATTACTACGTATTAGACACATATCAATAAAATATAATTTCTTAAATCCATAATATATTACTGTGTAAAAAATTGTGGATAACTTTGTGGATTACCTTGCCTAAGGGCACTAAATCTGTACAATATGAAGAAAAGCACTAAATATATAACTGGACAATACGGAATCACAGAAACAAGGATAGGCTGGGCATATAAGGACATGCCCATTGACGATCTAATCAGCAAAGTTGTTGATGTGGATGCACATATAGATCCAATAGTTGATCAACTTGGTGCTGGTGAAGCACAAAGAGTGGATTCACAAAGGCTTGGTGATCTCCAACAAGGAAAAGATATGCCAAAACTTGCTGGTTGAAAATATCTAGAGGATCCTCTTAGTAACATGTAAATAATGAGAAAATGAATTTATGCAAATATATGAACCGTCACCAAATTCGATAACACCACAAATTTCGCCAGAGGAATTAATTGCTAAATTAGAAGGTAAAACTACACTC from Acidimicrobiia bacterium includes:
- a CDS encoding signal peptidase I; the encoded protein is MLICGLVVAVFLILIPLMKIFTKAGQPGWMAFVPILNSIVIAHIVGRDWWWGVLPILNIITTFELAKAFGKSEGYGIGLVLLPYVFVPMLGFSDAQYQLPPRSPLF
- a CDS encoding acyl-CoA carboxylase subunit beta, with translation MKKDDLLIKLVELRNQANNAGSKEAVERQHSRGKLTARERIEALVDSGSFVELDQLARHRATGFGIENTRPLTDGVITGWGYVQGKKIFIYSQDFTVLGGSLGARVAEKIVKVMDLAASVGAPIIGINDGGGARIQEGVAALAGYGDIFLRNVKYSGVVPQISVIAGPCAGGAVYSPALTDFVIMVEGTSHMFITGPDVVKAVTGEEVTQEELGGAKTHSSKSGVAHVVCKDEKELFLKLRELLEFLPSNNGSSGGFITEQAKSQENKGKKRSKQRNDDIFELMQLDDLGIYDVREIIDTVCDTDEFFEISGAFAPNIVCGFSRINSEPIGIVANQPSVYSGALDVDACEKAARFVRTCDAFNIPILTLVDVSGFIPGVDQERSGIIRHGAKLLYAFAEASVPMVQVVTRRAYGGAFVVMGSKSLGADVSFALPVAEIAVMHAQSAVDIISRRDLEMFEKGSPEFIAKNRELVKDYDEKFANPFLAAERGLIDDVIAPNEVRSKVSSSFAMLKGKKAVNVFRKHEILPL